The following are encoded together in the Pedobacter sp. D749 genome:
- a CDS encoding UxaA family hydrolase, protein MVTRILKIHPNDNVLVALQNLAKGETVIHDGQEYILQDDIQAKHKFFMQDMNAGDHIIMYGVLVGKAQHFILKGGLMDTENTKHASDPYEFRTYHYEWHAPDVSKFEGRTFNGYIRSDGRVGTANYWLFIPTVFCENRNLDVIREALHNELGYAVTDKYKSYAHQLVEAYKNGEILEEADPNSIGLANPSANRVFKNVDGIKFLNHQGGCGGTRQDAAVLSKLLAAYADHPNVAGVTVLSLGCQNLQVKDFMDDLKQRSPNFDKPLFIFEQQQSQSEEQLVKEAIRKTFIGLTEINKIERQPAPLSKLVLGVKCGGSDGFSGISANPAVGYTSDLLVALGGTVLLAEFPELCGAEQQLIDRTKDETAARKFIQLMTAYNQAAENVGSGFFMNPSPGNIKDGLITDAIKSTGAAKKGGTSPVEDVLDYTEPATKPGLNLVCTPGNDVEATTGKAASGATLILFTTGLGTPTGNPVCPTIKVSTNNALTKRMGDIIDINCGPVIEGEKTIEQMGEDILEYCIKAASGEVIPKAVLLNQDDFIPWKRGVSL, encoded by the coding sequence ATGGTTACTAGAATTTTAAAAATCCATCCTAACGATAACGTTCTTGTTGCCCTGCAAAATCTTGCAAAAGGCGAAACCGTTATCCACGATGGACAGGAATATATTTTACAGGATGATATCCAGGCCAAGCATAAATTTTTTATGCAGGATATGAATGCCGGCGATCACATTATCATGTATGGCGTATTGGTAGGAAAGGCACAACATTTCATCCTCAAAGGTGGGTTAATGGATACCGAAAATACCAAACATGCTTCCGATCCTTACGAATTTCGTACATACCATTACGAGTGGCATGCACCCGATGTTTCCAAATTTGAAGGCAGAACCTTTAATGGTTATATCCGTAGCGATGGCCGTGTTGGAACTGCCAATTACTGGTTGTTTATCCCTACTGTTTTCTGCGAAAACCGCAATTTAGATGTCATCCGTGAGGCTTTGCACAACGAATTGGGTTATGCCGTAACCGATAAATATAAATCGTATGCCCACCAGTTGGTAGAGGCCTATAAAAACGGCGAGATTTTAGAAGAGGCCGATCCAAATTCTATCGGATTGGCCAATCCATCGGCTAACCGTGTTTTTAAAAATGTTGATGGCATTAAGTTTTTAAACCATCAGGGTGGATGTGGTGGCACCCGTCAGGATGCCGCTGTGTTGAGCAAGCTTTTGGCTGCTTATGCCGATCATCCCAATGTGGCTGGTGTAACCGTGTTGAGCCTGGGCTGCCAGAATTTACAGGTGAAAGATTTTATGGACGATTTAAAACAGCGCAGTCCGAATTTCGATAAACCGCTATTTATTTTTGAGCAGCAGCAATCGCAGAGCGAAGAACAATTGGTTAAAGAAGCCATCCGTAAAACTTTTATCGGTTTAACCGAAATCAATAAAATAGAACGTCAGCCTGCGCCGTTAAGTAAACTGGTTTTGGGTGTAAAATGTGGCGGTAGCGATGGTTTTAGTGGTATTAGTGCCAACCCTGCGGTAGGTTATACTTCCGATTTATTGGTGGCTTTGGGCGGAACGGTGCTTTTGGCCGAATTCCCTGAGCTTTGCGGTGCCGAACAACAACTGATCGACCGAACAAAAGACGAAACCGCTGCCCGCAAATTTATCCAGTTAATGACGGCTTACAACCAGGCTGCAGAAAATGTAGGTTCTGGATTTTTTATGAATCCATCGCCTGGCAATATCAAAGATGGTTTAATTACCGATGCGATTAAAAGTACCGGAGCAGCTAAAAAAGGCGGAACCTCACCAGTAGAAGATGTGTTGGATTATACCGAACCGGCCACTAAACCAGGGTTAAATTTGGTTTGTACGCCTGGAAATGATGTAGAGGCCACCACTGGTAAAGCAGCATCGGGTGCAACTTTAATTTTGTTTACCACAGGTTTAGGCACGCCAACGGGAAACCCGGTTTGCCCGACCATTAAGGTGTCAACCAATAATGCATTGACAAAACGCATGGGTGATATCATCGATATCAACTGTGGTCCGGTAATCGAAGGAGAAAAAACCATCGAACAAATGGGAGAAGATATCCTGGAATATTGCATTAAAGCGGCCAGTGGCGAAGTAATCCCAAAAGCAGTATTGCTTAACCAGGATGATTTTATTCCATGGAAAAGGGGAGTTAGTTTGTAG
- the uxaC gene encoding glucuronate isomerase yields the protein MKSFLDENFLLQSKTAEKLYHNFAKSLPIIDYHNHLIPEQIANNTQFANISQVWLAGDHYKWRAMRANGVDEKYITGIGSDYEKFEKWAETVPYTLRNPLYHWTHLELQRYFGVTDLLSGKTAQKIYDECSAKLQTPEYSVRGLLSKMNVEAVCTTDDPLDSLNFHQQLAREGANLKMLPAFRPDKAMNSDDIEGLNEYINKLESVADKTISSFQDYIDALKSRHDYFADNGCSVSDHGLEQIYAEDYTEAEILSIFDKIRAKQDISYEENLKFKSAMLVYFAEWDHEKGWVQQYHLGALRNNNARMLRQLGPDTGWDSIGDFSQARMLSKFLNRLDNQDKLAKTIIYNLNPADNELIATMIGNFNDGSVAGKVQFGSAWWFLDQKDGMIKQLNALSNMGLLSRLVGMLTDSRSFLSFPRHEYFRRIVCNLFGEDIENGELPNDLEWVGKIVQDISYFNAKNYFKF from the coding sequence ATGAAATCTTTTTTAGACGAAAATTTTCTTTTGCAAAGCAAAACAGCAGAAAAGCTTTACCACAATTTTGCAAAATCATTGCCGATTATCGATTACCATAATCACCTTATTCCGGAGCAGATCGCCAATAATACCCAGTTTGCCAATATCAGTCAGGTTTGGCTTGCCGGCGACCACTACAAATGGAGGGCCATGCGTGCCAATGGTGTAGATGAAAAATACATTACTGGTATTGGGTCAGACTATGAGAAATTTGAGAAATGGGCTGAAACTGTTCCTTATACTTTGCGTAATCCGTTATACCACTGGACACACTTAGAACTTCAACGTTATTTCGGTGTAACCGATTTACTTTCGGGCAAAACGGCACAGAAAATTTATGATGAATGTTCTGCAAAACTGCAAACGCCAGAGTATTCTGTACGTGGTTTGCTGTCCAAAATGAATGTCGAAGCTGTTTGTACAACCGATGATCCGTTGGATAGCTTAAACTTTCACCAGCAGTTGGCAAGAGAAGGTGCAAATTTGAAAATGTTACCTGCTTTCCGCCCGGATAAGGCAATGAATAGTGATGATATTGAGGGATTAAATGAATATATTAACAAGTTAGAAAGCGTTGCCGATAAAACCATCAGCAGTTTTCAGGATTATATTGATGCCTTAAAAAGCCGTCACGATTACTTTGCAGATAATGGCTGTTCGGTTTCTGATCATGGTTTAGAGCAGATTTATGCCGAGGATTATACTGAAGCCGAAATTTTATCCATTTTTGATAAAATTCGCGCTAAACAAGATATTTCTTACGAGGAAAACCTGAAATTTAAATCAGCCATGCTGGTTTATTTTGCAGAATGGGATCACGAGAAAGGTTGGGTGCAGCAATATCACCTCGGTGCTTTGCGTAACAACAATGCCCGGATGTTAAGACAATTAGGTCCGGATACCGGTTGGGATTCAATCGGCGATTTTAGCCAGGCCCGTATGCTTTCTAAATTCCTGAACCGTTTGGATAATCAGGATAAACTGGCCAAAACCATAATTTATAACCTTAACCCTGCCGATAACGAATTAATTGCCACCATGATTGGTAATTTTAACGATGGTTCGGTTGCGGGTAAAGTTCAGTTTGGTTCGGCCTGGTGGTTTTTAGACCAGAAAGACGGTATGATCAAACAGTTAAACGCACTATCCAACATGGGACTTTTAAGCCGTCTGGTAGGTATGCTTACCGATTCGCGCAGTTTCCTTTCTTTTCCACGCCACGAATACTTCAGAAGGATTGTTTGTAACCTCTTTGGAGAAGATATTGAGAACGGCGAATTGCCTAACGATTTGGAATGGGTGGGCAAGATTGTTCAGGATATTTCGTACTTTAACGCAAAAAATTACTTTAAATTTTAA
- a CDS encoding sugar kinase → MSTQIFASSEKGKKVLSFGEILLRICPDMDGAWLKENKLPFYVGGAELNVATALALWNVPSAYLSAVPDNSVTREIVDYLDARNIDTTPMVYYGERLGLYYLPKGKDLKNAGVIYDRANSAYANLKVGQINWDEVFESVNWFHFSAICPAINQSIADVCLEALKVASAKNITISLDLNYRAKLWKYGKDPIDVLPELAQYCTLIMGNVWAANKMLGTAIHEDLTQTEGYAKETLLQQATDTSKEILSLFPACKAVANTFRFDHGKGIRYYTAIYTDGELTVSEEYVSDEILDKVGSGDCFMAGLIYGFYNQLPVKETLNFATAAAYDKLYIPSDATISTVADIEKRIIRND, encoded by the coding sequence ATGAGCACCCAAATATTCGCTTCATCAGAAAAAGGAAAAAAAGTTTTAAGCTTTGGTGAAATACTTTTGCGCATCTGCCCTGATATGGATGGTGCCTGGTTAAAAGAAAATAAACTTCCGTTTTATGTGGGTGGTGCAGAGCTTAATGTAGCCACTGCACTTGCCCTTTGGAATGTTCCTTCGGCCTACCTTTCGGCTGTACCCGATAATTCGGTCACCCGCGAAATTGTAGATTATCTTGATGCCCGTAATATTGATACCACACCAATGGTTTACTATGGTGAACGTTTAGGTTTATATTATCTTCCGAAGGGGAAAGACCTTAAAAATGCCGGTGTAATTTACGATCGTGCAAATTCTGCTTATGCTAATTTAAAGGTTGGCCAGATCAACTGGGATGAAGTTTTTGAAAGCGTAAACTGGTTCCATTTCAGTGCGATATGCCCTGCAATCAACCAATCTATTGCTGATGTTTGTCTGGAAGCTTTAAAAGTGGCAAGTGCAAAAAATATTACCATTTCACTTGATTTAAACTATCGCGCCAAACTTTGGAAATACGGTAAAGATCCCATTGATGTTTTACCAGAACTGGCCCAATATTGTACCTTGATTATGGGCAATGTATGGGCGGCCAATAAAATGTTGGGTACTGCGATTCACGAAGATTTAACACAAACTGAGGGTTATGCAAAAGAAACGTTACTGCAACAGGCAACAGATACTTCTAAAGAAATATTAAGTTTGTTTCCTGCATGTAAAGCGGTGGCCAATACCTTCAGGTTTGATCATGGCAAAGGTATCAGGTATTATACTGCCATTTATACCGATGGTGAACTCACGGTTTCTGAAGAATATGTTTCTGACGAAATTTTAGATAAAGTGGGTAGTGGAGACTGTTTTATGGCAGGTTTGATTTACGGTTTTTACAACCAGTTACCGGTCAAAGAAACCTTAAACTTTGCCACCGCAGCAGCATACGATAAATTATACATTCCAAGTGATGCTACAATCAGTACCGTAGCGGATATAGAAAAAAGAATAATACGCAATGATTAG
- a CDS encoding bifunctional 4-hydroxy-2-oxoglutarate aldolase/2-dehydro-3-deoxy-phosphogluconate aldolase: protein MISNKHKILDAILEQGMLPLFYQDSEAGSIEILRTLYKAGVRVFEYTNRGKSALSNFKKLKEVRDAEMPDLYLGIGTIKTPADANAFIEAGTDFIVAPIVNPAVAEIANKIGMLWIPGCMTPTEISVAQEHKAMLIKIFPANILGPEFISSIKDLFAGQLFMPTGGVEINADNLKTWFKSGVCAVGMGSKLISKDVMSKGLYEELFDNTKLALDLIQQSK from the coding sequence ATGATTAGCAACAAGCACAAAATTTTAGATGCCATTTTAGAGCAAGGCATGTTACCGCTTTTTTATCAGGATAGCGAGGCAGGTAGCATTGAAATATTACGCACGCTATATAAAGCGGGTGTACGTGTTTTCGAATATACTAACCGCGGTAAATCAGCCCTGTCGAACTTTAAAAAACTAAAGGAAGTACGCGATGCTGAAATGCCAGATCTTTATCTGGGTATCGGAACCATTAAAACCCCTGCTGATGCAAATGCATTTATTGAAGCTGGAACAGATTTTATTGTGGCACCGATCGTAAATCCGGCTGTTGCAGAAATTGCCAACAAAATCGGGATGCTGTGGATTCCGGGCTGTATGACGCCGACTGAAATCAGCGTAGCCCAAGAACACAAAGCCATGTTGATCAAAATTTTTCCTGCCAATATTTTAGGTCCTGAGTTTATTTCATCAATTAAAGATCTTTTCGCCGGACAGCTGTTTATGCCTACCGGTGGAGTAGAAATTAATGCTGATAACTTGAAAACCTGGTTTAAATCTGGCGTTTGTGCGGTTGGTATGGGCAGTAAATTAATCAGTAAAGACGTGATGAGTAAAGGGCTTTACGAAGAGTTATTCGACAATACCAAATTAGCGCTCGATCTAATTCAGCAGAGCAAATAA
- a CDS encoding MFS transporter: MNQTKIGKYRWTICALLFFATTVNYLDRQVLSLLSSKLEAEFNWTNSDYANITAAFQFVYAISMLFAGRIIDKLGTKWGYAIAIIVWSLGAILHAKAIPVGEAVSSIFALVGITSISVSVLGFIVSRAVLGFGESGNFPAAIKATAEYFPKKERSFATGIFNSGANVGAILAPATVPYIAEAWGWETAFLIIGAAGFFWLIFWFIFYDKPEEQKRLSKAELEYILLDTDQKVIVPSESETEAKKVSWFKLLGYKQTWAFTFGKFMTDGVWWFFLFWLPSYLKAQYGMEGTSISFPLFVLYSMTMIGSIGGGWFPAYFLKKGYNVYEGRMRAMFVIALFPLVVLLAQPLGHYTFWIPVLLIGIGASAHQAWSANIFTTVSDMFPKKAVGSIIGIGGMAGGIGGVIVSKVGGALFDHYKGLGHIQTGYTIMFAFCAIAYIIAWVVMKTLVPKMKMIEL; the protein is encoded by the coding sequence ATGAACCAAACGAAAATAGGCAAATACAGATGGACGATATGCGCACTTCTGTTTTTCGCTACTACAGTAAATTATTTAGATAGACAAGTTTTAAGTTTGCTATCAAGCAAACTCGAGGCGGAGTTTAACTGGACAAATTCAGATTACGCAAACATAACAGCAGCTTTTCAATTCGTTTATGCTATATCAATGCTTTTTGCTGGACGAATAATAGATAAATTGGGAACAAAATGGGGATATGCCATTGCAATTATTGTTTGGTCGCTAGGCGCCATTCTACATGCAAAAGCTATTCCTGTAGGAGAGGCCGTTTCATCTATTTTTGCATTGGTTGGAATCACAAGTATATCGGTATCTGTACTAGGCTTCATTGTTTCCAGGGCTGTTTTGGGTTTTGGAGAATCTGGAAATTTTCCGGCAGCAATTAAAGCAACAGCAGAATATTTTCCTAAAAAGGAACGTTCCTTTGCAACAGGAATCTTTAATTCAGGAGCAAACGTTGGTGCAATTCTAGCTCCTGCTACTGTGCCATACATCGCTGAAGCTTGGGGTTGGGAAACTGCATTTTTAATTATAGGAGCAGCAGGCTTTTTCTGGCTAATATTTTGGTTTATTTTTTATGATAAACCTGAAGAACAAAAGCGTTTATCTAAAGCTGAATTGGAGTATATTCTATTAGATACAGATCAAAAAGTTATTGTTCCATCAGAATCTGAAACTGAAGCAAAGAAGGTTTCATGGTTTAAATTATTAGGATATAAACAAACATGGGCTTTCACGTTTGGAAAGTTCATGACTGATGGTGTTTGGTGGTTCTTTTTGTTCTGGCTTCCTTCATATTTAAAGGCCCAGTATGGAATGGAAGGAACATCAATATCGTTCCCACTTTTTGTGCTTTACAGTATGACAATGATTGGTAGCATTGGAGGCGGATGGTTTCCTGCTTATTTCCTTAAAAAAGGATACAATGTTTATGAAGGTAGAATGAGAGCAATGTTCGTAATCGCATTATTTCCTTTAGTTGTCTTACTTGCCCAACCTTTGGGGCACTATACCTTTTGGATTCCTGTATTGTTAATTGGAATTGGAGCTTCTGCACACCAAGCCTGGTCTGCAAATATTTTTACAACAGTATCAGATATGTTTCCCAAAAAAGCAGTTGGATCAATTATTGGAATTGGTGGTATGGCAGGAGGAATCGGTGGCGTAATAGTTTCTAAGGTTGGCGGTGCCCTGTTCGATCATTACAAAGGATTAGGACATATCCAGACTGGTTACACCATTATGTTTGCATTTTGTGCTATTGCTTATATTATTGCTTGGGTAGTAATGAAGACATTGGTGCCAAAAATGAAAATGATAGAATTATAA
- a CDS encoding NADP-dependent glyceraldehyde-3-phosphate dehydrogenase produces MSTTLNLESIFVEESQIPDEFRLTEEINQKEFLSNGEMKLWNGPFNEVFSPVCVKTPEGLKRKRIGSFPVCTEKESTEALDAAVAAYDNGRGQWPTMSVADRISCVENFTHKMIEQKEIVAKLIMWEIGKSYADSVKEFDRTVEYIYATIDALKDIDRQSSRFEIEQGIVAQVRRSPLGVVLCMGPFNYPLNETFTTLIPALIMGNTLLFKPPKHGTLLHYPLLEAFRSSFPKGVVNTIYGRGNTIVPGLMKSGKINVLTLIGSSKVANELKKLHPKVNRLRAILGLDAKNAAIITKDADLDLAVSETVLGSLSFNGQRCTAIKIVYVHRSLAQEFLKRLSAEVEKLKFGMPWEKGVNLTPLPELNKPEYLKECIDDAVSHGAKVVNKNGGQTLETFVYPAIVYPVNSNMKLYREEQFGPIVPVVPFDDLEEPIEYLIGSPHGQQVSIFSNNAAVISSLIDPLVNQVSRVNINCQCQRGPDVFPFTGRKDSAEGTLSVVDALRSFSIRSLVATKFTEDNKKLLNEIVRGDDSNFLSTKYIF; encoded by the coding sequence TTGAGTACAACGCTAAACCTCGAAAGTATTTTCGTTGAAGAGAGCCAGATTCCAGATGAATTTAGGCTCACGGAAGAAATCAATCAAAAGGAGTTTCTGTCAAATGGAGAGATGAAACTATGGAACGGACCATTTAATGAAGTTTTTTCTCCGGTATGCGTAAAAACCCCTGAGGGCTTAAAACGGAAGCGTATCGGTAGTTTCCCTGTTTGCACGGAGAAAGAGTCTACAGAAGCTTTAGATGCAGCTGTAGCCGCTTATGATAATGGTCGCGGGCAGTGGCCAACTATGAGCGTTGCTGATCGGATTAGCTGCGTGGAAAACTTTACGCATAAAATGATTGAGCAAAAGGAGATTGTTGCGAAGCTCATTATGTGGGAGATTGGTAAATCTTATGCCGATTCGGTAAAAGAGTTCGATCGTACAGTTGAATATATCTATGCTACGATTGATGCATTAAAAGATATCGACAGACAGTCATCACGTTTCGAAATAGAACAGGGTATTGTGGCCCAGGTACGTCGTTCTCCGCTTGGGGTGGTACTTTGTATGGGGCCGTTTAATTATCCTTTAAACGAGACTTTTACTACGTTGATTCCGGCTTTGATTATGGGCAATACACTTTTATTCAAACCACCTAAACACGGTACTTTGTTGCACTATCCTTTATTGGAGGCTTTCCGTTCCAGTTTTCCTAAGGGTGTGGTGAATACGATTTATGGTCGTGGGAATACAATCGTTCCGGGATTGATGAAATCGGGAAAAATTAATGTACTTACCTTAATTGGCTCAAGTAAGGTTGCCAACGAACTTAAAAAACTGCACCCTAAAGTAAACCGCTTAAGGGCTATTTTAGGTTTAGATGCCAAAAATGCGGCCATTATCACTAAAGATGCAGATCTTGATCTGGCGGTTTCTGAAACCGTGTTAGGTTCGCTTTCTTTTAACGGACAACGTTGTACCGCGATTAAAATCGTTTATGTACACCGCAGTTTAGCGCAGGAATTTTTAAAACGTTTATCTGCAGAAGTAGAAAAACTGAAATTTGGCATGCCTTGGGAAAAAGGTGTAAACCTTACACCGCTTCCAGAGCTGAACAAACCCGAATACTTAAAAGAATGTATTGATGATGCCGTTTCGCACGGGGCAAAAGTGGTGAACAAAAATGGTGGACAAACTTTAGAAACTTTTGTTTATCCTGCCATTGTTTATCCCGTAAACAGTAACATGAAACTGTACCGCGAAGAGCAGTTTGGACCGATTGTACCTGTTGTGCCTTTTGATGACCTGGAAGAACCTATCGAGTATTTAATCGGCTCGCCACACGGCCAGCAGGTGAGTATTTTTAGTAACAATGCTGCGGTAATTTCTTCGTTGATCGATCCTTTGGTTAACCAGGTGAGTCGTGTAAATATTAACTGCCAATGTCAGCGTGGACCAGATGTGTTCCCTTTCACTGGTCGTAAAGACAGTGCCGAAGGAACACTTTCTGTAGTGGATGCCTTACGTTCGTTCTCGATCCGCTCTTTAGTAGCCACTAAGTTTACAGAGGATAATAAAAAGTTACTGAACGAAATTGTGAGGGGAGATGATTCAAACTTTTTAAGTACGAAGTATATTTTTTAA
- a CDS encoding rhamnogalacturonan acetylesterase — translation MKTKFLKIFAAGALAVLFSFTFVQRKTKLYIIGDSTAANKEEKAYPETGWGMALQSYFKTDITVDNRALNGRSTKSFRAEKRWDPILAQLNPGDYIFIEFGHNDEKVDKPTVGVSLADFKVNLVNYVKETRSKKAFPVLLTPISRRSFKNGVLIDSHGDYPSVTRQVADSLNVPLIDMLAKTKSLLTRLGEEPSIKLFNYVDSGNVNYPNGKKDNTHLSPEGAKQVAGLVVNGIKELKLSLIKSLK, via the coding sequence ATGAAAACGAAGTTTCTTAAGATTTTTGCGGCAGGAGCCTTAGCCGTTTTATTCTCTTTTACTTTTGTTCAAAGGAAAACAAAGCTGTACATCATCGGCGATTCTACCGCGGCCAATAAAGAAGAAAAAGCTTATCCAGAAACCGGTTGGGGCATGGCGCTACAGTCTTACTTTAAAACTGATATTACGGTTGATAACCGGGCTTTAAATGGCAGGAGTACCAAATCGTTCAGGGCTGAAAAACGTTGGGATCCAATTTTAGCACAGTTAAACCCAGGAGATTATATTTTTATCGAATTCGGGCATAACGATGAGAAAGTTGATAAACCTACGGTCGGTGTTTCATTGGCTGATTTTAAAGTCAATTTAGTGAATTATGTAAAAGAAACCCGGAGCAAAAAAGCTTTCCCGGTTTTATTAACGCCAATCTCCCGCAGAAGTTTTAAAAACGGAGTTCTGATCGACTCGCATGGCGATTACCCAAGCGTAACCCGACAGGTCGCCGACTCGTTGAATGTTCCTTTAATTGATATGCTGGCGAAAACAAAAAGTTTACTAACCCGTTTGGGCGAGGAACCATCCATTAAATTATTCAATTATGTTGATTCAGGGAATGTAAACTATCCTAATGGCAAAAAAGACAATACACATTTAAGCCCGGAGGGAGCCAAACAGGTAGCAGGTTTGGTAGTTAACGGAATAAAAGAGTTGAAGTTGAGTTTGATAAAGAGTTTGAAGTAA
- a CDS encoding pectinesterase family protein, producing the protein MAKSTITYIAAVLIFYVCIFSKVYAQDPKYPSEITVAQDGSGNYKTIQGAVNSVRDLGEKEVNIHVKNGIYKEKLIIPSWKIRISIIGEDIDKTIITFDDYSGKANSSGKDAFGNAKLSTYTSFTVLVQGNDIHLENLTIINSAGRVGQAVALHVEGDRFIAKNCRFLGNQDTLYAATENSRQYYQNCYIEGTTDFIFGKATVVFQNCSIKSLSDSYVTAASTSAQQKFGFVFINCKLIADETVTKAYLGRPWRPYAKTVFITCELGKHILPEGWNPWKGDKMFPDKELTVFYAEYKSKGAGASPKTRLAWTKQLTDKEAKKYTLKNILSGSDLWNPITN; encoded by the coding sequence ATGGCAAAATCAACCATAACCTACATTGCCGCTGTCTTGATTTTTTATGTCTGCATTTTCTCGAAAGTTTATGCTCAAGACCCTAAATATCCTTCAGAAATAACCGTTGCACAGGATGGCAGCGGAAATTACAAGACCATCCAGGGGGCTGTAAATTCGGTGAGGGATTTAGGCGAGAAAGAAGTTAATATCCATGTTAAAAATGGCATATATAAGGAGAAATTAATTATTCCTTCGTGGAAAATCAGGATTTCGATTATTGGAGAAGATATCGATAAAACCATAATTACCTTTGATGATTATTCAGGGAAGGCCAATTCATCAGGTAAGGATGCTTTTGGCAATGCTAAATTGAGCACCTATACGTCATTCACTGTATTGGTCCAGGGCAATGATATCCATCTCGAAAACTTAACCATTATCAATTCTGCTGGCCGCGTTGGCCAGGCTGTTGCGCTGCATGTAGAAGGTGATCGATTCATCGCAAAAAACTGCAGGTTTCTGGGCAATCAGGATACGCTTTATGCCGCTACTGAAAATAGTCGTCAATATTATCAAAACTGTTATATTGAAGGCACAACCGATTTTATTTTCGGCAAGGCCACAGTGGTCTTTCAAAATTGTTCCATCAAAAGTTTAAGCGATTCTTATGTTACCGCAGCTTCGACCTCCGCGCAACAGAAATTCGGATTTGTTTTCATAAATTGTAAGCTCATTGCAGATGAAACTGTAACCAAAGCGTATCTGGGGAGACCATGGCGGCCTTATGCAAAAACGGTGTTTATTACCTGCGAGCTGGGAAAACATATTTTACCCGAAGGCTGGAATCCATGGAAAGGCGATAAGATGTTCCCAGATAAGGAATTAACCGTTTTTTATGCTGAATATAAAAGTAAAGGTGCTGGGGCATCGCCCAAAACAAGATTAGCCTGGACAAAACAGCTTACTGATAAAGAGGCCAAAAAATATACTTTAAAAAATATACTGAGCGGATCGGATCTATGGAATCCAATCACAAATTAA